In the Scyliorhinus torazame isolate Kashiwa2021f chromosome 4, sScyTor2.1, whole genome shotgun sequence genome, one interval contains:
- the LOC140411430 gene encoding probable G-protein coupled receptor 139, producing MPGQAGFRMTAAAANLLTIVTLLRGNCGLSKCISIYMVAMATGDLLVMIINVMVYYIFSYHFPYSFLSHTPVCKFILYQTVVSLDLSVWFIVSFTFDRFIIICYQTLKTKYCTERTAALVITMFSILTFIKDIPIFFAYESVQIINKLWWGCRANLAFFTSPFGVGYSLFHSIWRVWLPFTLIALLNSLTVRRVLVASRARRRLRGHSSENQSDSEMENRRKSIILLFTISGSFILLWLTENVSFLTSRLTNTTYYRGDRTAPAYIATETGAMMKLLNSCINTFIYAATQRKFREELKKTLKCPWTLIEGLFKNEAKPI from the exons atgcctggtcaGGCAGGTTTTCGAATGACagccgctgccg CAAACTTACTGACGATTGTGACGCTCCTCCGAGGAAACTGCGGCCTTTCCAAATGTATCTCCATCtacatggtggccatggcaacaggaGATCTACTAGTTATGATCATCAATGTAATGGTGTATTATATTTTCAGTTATCATTTTCCATATTCATTCCTGTCTCACACTCCCGTGTGTAAGTTTATTCTATACCAGACTGTTGTCAGCCTTGATTTGTCTGTTTGGTTCATTGTTTCCTTCACATTTGACCGTTTTATAATTATCTGCTACCAGAcgttaaaaacaaaatactgcaccgaGAGAACTGCGGCGCTGGTTATAACAATGTTCTCGATCCTGACCTTTATAAAGGACATCCCCATATTTTTTGCCTATGAATCTGTTCAGATCATTAACAAATTGTGGTGGGGCTGCCGGGCAAATCTGGCATTTTTTACCTCACCTTTCGGTGTTGGGTATTCATTGTTTCACAGCATCTGGCGTGTCTGGCTCCCGTTTACTTTAATTGCCCTGTTAAATTCTTTGACAGTCAGACGTGTTTTAGTGGCCAGCAGAGCCCGTAGGAGACTCCGGGGTCACagcagtgagaatcagagtgattcAGAGATGGAGAacaggaggaaatccatcattttactcttcactaTCTCGGGCAGTTTTATACTGTTGTGGCTGACAGAAAATGTGAGCTTTTTGACGTCAAGACTGACAAACACAACTTACTATCGAGGTGACCGCACAGCGCCTGCGTATATCGCCACGGAAACTGGAGCGATGATGAAACTTTTGAATTCCTGCATAAACACGTTTATTTATGCAGCCACCCAGAGGAAATTCAGGGAAGAGTTGAAGAAGACGTTGAAATGTCCCTGGACACTGATTGAAGGATTGTTTAAAAATGAAGCCAAACCAATCTAG